A genomic region of Oceaniferula marina contains the following coding sequences:
- a CDS encoding carbon starvation CstA family protein gives MTTLAIALGAMVFYLVAYHTYGRWLGHKIFRLSTSAEVPSVAMEDGKDYVPTSKGVVFGHHFTSIAGTGPIVGPALAVMWGWLPALLWVLFGSVFIGAVHDLGALVVSMRNRGHTVGDIAGRVISPRVRVLFLLILFLALTIVLAIFGLVIASVFETYPQSIAPCLLQIPLAVAIGLLIHRKGGNIMWASLLALALMYLSVVYGNVGWLGEMNTWLKAQGVMWWVSVLLVYSYVASVLPVWVLLQPRDYINALQLLATLALVVMGLVVAGVFGGAVVDGIRPELKMVAPAVESSLELKQVPAIFPFLFITIACGAISGFHCLVSSGTSSKQLRCETDARFVGYGSMLTEGFLAVLVILACVAGLGLGISGAGGETLLGTEAWDARYQGWGSMNLAAKVGAFVDGSANFLKALGLSAEFSTALMGVFVASFAATTLDTACRLQRYVVQELATCLMPADGVRRPGVGFRRPLSCLANKHGATIFAIAVAWWMASLPGAPGKPAGTGGLILWPLFGATNQLLGGLAFLVILFWMKRQRMPLWFLIVPAFLMLVLPAWAMAHQIFVQAVGGTESWIGQQRWLLVGIGLLSLVLELWMILEAVWAWKKLKAGGLDESQERAE, from the coding sequence ATGACAACACTGGCGATCGCGCTTGGAGCAATGGTTTTTTATTTGGTGGCGTACCATACCTATGGGCGGTGGTTGGGGCACAAGATTTTTCGTTTGAGTACAAGTGCTGAGGTTCCCTCGGTGGCTATGGAGGATGGGAAGGATTACGTTCCCACCAGCAAAGGGGTGGTGTTTGGGCATCATTTTACCTCAATTGCGGGAACCGGACCGATTGTCGGGCCGGCATTGGCTGTGATGTGGGGATGGCTTCCAGCGCTGCTCTGGGTTTTGTTTGGCTCGGTGTTCATTGGTGCGGTGCATGACTTGGGCGCTTTGGTGGTTTCGATGCGGAACCGGGGGCACACGGTTGGGGACATTGCCGGGCGGGTGATTTCTCCCAGAGTTCGAGTGTTGTTTCTACTCATCCTGTTTTTGGCTTTGACGATTGTTCTGGCTATTTTTGGTTTGGTGATTGCCTCGGTCTTCGAAACGTATCCGCAATCGATCGCTCCGTGTTTATTGCAGATTCCGCTGGCTGTGGCGATCGGGCTGTTGATTCACCGCAAAGGCGGAAACATCATGTGGGCTTCGCTTCTGGCCTTGGCTTTGATGTATCTATCGGTTGTCTACGGTAATGTAGGCTGGCTTGGCGAAATGAATACCTGGTTGAAAGCCCAGGGGGTGATGTGGTGGGTGTCGGTATTGTTGGTGTATTCGTATGTGGCCTCGGTATTGCCTGTCTGGGTGCTGCTTCAGCCCAGGGACTATATCAATGCCTTACAGCTTTTGGCCACGTTGGCCTTGGTTGTGATGGGCTTGGTGGTTGCCGGGGTGTTTGGAGGTGCTGTCGTTGATGGCATTCGACCGGAGTTGAAAATGGTGGCTCCGGCCGTGGAGTCGTCATTGGAGCTCAAGCAGGTGCCGGCGATTTTTCCGTTTTTGTTTATCACGATTGCTTGCGGGGCGATTTCGGGTTTCCACTGCCTTGTTTCATCCGGGACGTCATCGAAGCAGCTTCGTTGTGAGACGGATGCCCGGTTTGTCGGTTATGGTTCCATGTTGACCGAGGGGTTTCTCGCGGTGTTGGTCATTTTGGCCTGTGTTGCCGGTCTGGGATTAGGGATATCAGGTGCTGGCGGGGAGACCTTGCTTGGGACTGAAGCCTGGGACGCCCGCTACCAAGGATGGGGGAGCATGAACCTCGCGGCCAAAGTCGGAGCCTTTGTCGATGGTTCCGCCAATTTCCTCAAGGCGCTTGGCTTGTCCGCAGAATTTTCAACCGCTCTCATGGGGGTGTTTGTGGCATCCTTTGCCGCAACCACACTGGATACGGCATGTCGTCTGCAGCGGTATGTGGTGCAGGAGTTGGCAACATGCCTGATGCCGGCAGACGGAGTGCGTCGGCCGGGTGTTGGATTCCGTCGACCTTTGTCATGTTTGGCCAACAAACATGGCGCGACGATTTTTGCCATCGCGGTGGCGTGGTGGATGGCTTCTCTTCCCGGGGCTCCCGGAAAACCGGCGGGAACCGGCGGCTTGATACTGTGGCCACTTTTCGGGGCGACCAACCAGCTATTGGGGGGGCTTGCCTTTCTCGTGATCTTATTCTGGATGAAACGTCAGCGTATGCCGCTGTGGTTTCTTATCGTTCCCGCATTTTTGATGTTGGTATTGCCGGCCTGGGCGATGGCCCATCAGATATTTGTCCAGGCAGTGGGAGGAACCGAGAGTTGGATCGGGCAGCAGCGCTGGTTACTGGTCGGGATTGGCTTGCTTTCGTTGGTTCTCGAACTGTGGATGATTTTGGAAGCCGTCTGGGCGTGGAAGAAGCTGAAAGCTGGTGGGCTGGACGAGTCTCAGGAACGAGCGGAGTGA
- a CDS encoding ExbD/TolR family protein — protein sequence MQPIEMEHREPQEMVEIHAGQEEKEENKGIAPLVISIDDKGVIYLGTGAEKETLDADTANQKLPLLKAKLEAYSAAVKAAEGKPKVQLSASAEVKQQRVVDVLNLLAEHHISAVTFIQPEAP from the coding sequence ATGCAACCCATCGAAATGGAACACCGCGAACCTCAAGAAATGGTTGAAATCCATGCAGGCCAAGAGGAAAAAGAGGAAAACAAAGGAATCGCCCCTCTCGTCATCAGTATCGATGATAAGGGCGTCATTTATTTGGGGACAGGCGCCGAGAAAGAAACGCTTGATGCCGATACGGCAAACCAAAAGCTCCCGCTCCTTAAAGCAAAACTTGAAGCCTACTCTGCGGCTGTCAAAGCAGCCGAGGGAAAACCAAAAGTCCAATTAAGCGCCTCCGCCGAGGTCAAACAACAACGCGTTGTTGATGTCCTTAACCTACTAGCTGAACACCATATTTCGGCCGTCACCTTCATTCAGCCCGAAGCCCCCTAA
- the bioB gene encoding biotin synthase BioB, translating to MKFEELNELYKLPFFDLLQKARECHVANWPKKEIQLCTLLSIKTGGCSEDCSYCSQSSRHSSNIEREPLMEKEAVMERALAARSSGATRFCMGAAWKGVRKNTKTFDAVLDIVSSVADLGMEVCVTLGELGPDEAKQLKEAGVTAYNHNLDTSREHYPNIVTSHTYDDRLQTIRHAQDAGMSVCCGGILGLGETVEDRLKMIEVISEFNPQPESVPINSLMPMPGTPLAEAHSVDIFEVIKMVAIARIACPKAKVRLSAGRSQMSEEGQSMCFFAGANSIFYGEKLLTSENSAIKKDISLINKLEINPLQPNPDMEAPEVECDKELSPAPCCAE from the coding sequence ATGAAATTCGAAGAACTCAACGAACTCTACAAACTCCCGTTTTTTGACCTGCTTCAGAAGGCCCGTGAATGTCACGTTGCCAACTGGCCGAAAAAAGAAATCCAACTCTGCACCTTGCTTTCCATCAAGACCGGTGGTTGCTCCGAGGATTGTTCCTATTGTTCGCAGTCGTCCCGTCACAGCTCCAACATTGAACGTGAGCCATTGATGGAAAAAGAAGCCGTCATGGAGCGTGCGCTCGCAGCACGCTCGAGTGGGGCGACCCGATTCTGTATGGGCGCAGCCTGGAAGGGGGTGCGTAAAAATACCAAAACCTTTGATGCGGTTCTCGATATCGTCAGTTCAGTCGCTGATCTCGGTATGGAAGTCTGCGTGACTCTTGGTGAACTCGGACCAGATGAGGCAAAGCAGCTCAAGGAGGCCGGGGTGACCGCTTATAACCATAACCTCGATACCTCACGCGAGCATTACCCGAACATCGTGACCTCGCATACCTACGACGACCGTCTGCAGACGATTCGCCACGCCCAGGATGCCGGAATGAGCGTTTGTTGTGGTGGTATCCTTGGTCTTGGCGAAACGGTAGAAGACCGCCTGAAAATGATCGAGGTGATTTCCGAATTCAACCCCCAGCCAGAGAGTGTGCCCATCAACTCACTGATGCCCATGCCGGGCACTCCACTTGCGGAAGCGCATTCGGTGGATATTTTCGAAGTCATCAAGATGGTGGCCATTGCCCGGATTGCGTGCCCGAAAGCCAAGGTGCGCTTGTCCGCAGGCCGCAGCCAGATGTCTGAGGAGGGACAATCGATGTGTTTCTTCGCCGGCGCCAACTCGATTTTCTACGGTGAGAAGCTACTGACCTCCGAGAACTCGGCGATCAAGAAGGACATTTCTCTGATCAACAAACTGGAAATCAACCCGCTTCAGCCCAACCCGGACATGGAGGCCCCTGAAGTCGAGTGTGACAAGGAGTTGTCACCTGCTCCATGCTGCGCTGAATAA
- a CDS encoding L,D-transpeptidase — translation MPIRVSIRDQRLRLFSGSQLVREYVISSAANGTGFEEGSYCTPMGRFEISEMIGAEEPEGTIFRAREAVGLWDGSSDGGDLVLSRILWLHGLDADNANTKSRYIYIHGTNHEDRLGIPASCGCIRMSNEDVIDLFDRVQPGERVEIL, via the coding sequence ATGCCGATCCGTGTCTCCATCCGTGACCAGCGTCTGAGATTGTTCTCTGGGAGCCAGCTCGTGCGGGAGTATGTGATCTCGAGCGCTGCCAATGGAACGGGCTTCGAAGAAGGGAGTTACTGCACACCGATGGGACGCTTTGAAATCAGCGAAATGATTGGAGCCGAAGAACCAGAAGGTACGATTTTTCGAGCACGTGAAGCGGTTGGGCTCTGGGATGGATCGTCAGACGGAGGCGATCTGGTTTTGTCCCGGATATTGTGGCTGCATGGATTGGATGCCGACAATGCGAATACCAAAAGCCGCTATATTTATATTCACGGAACGAACCATGAGGATCGTCTCGGGATTCCCGCAAGCTGTGGATGCATCCGTATGTCCAACGAGGATGTGATCGATCTTTTTGATCGTGTACAGCCAGGTGAACGCGTTGAGATCCTTTGA
- a CDS encoding 3-dehydroquinate synthase has protein sequence MHGKNFDIRISSTHRIRFTRDAFQRENRMLIDLLDTNGRAKVIAFIDRGVAETFPGLEQQVNTYMECMPGFDSRGCIIQTGGEPCKRNQQTLQEAWDAIEKAGIDRHSYILCIGGGAYLDVIGLAAATAHRGIRLVRFPTTTLAQDDSGVGVKNGINAYGKKNFLGTFAVPYAVVNDFSFIHGQPALERKAGIVEAVKVALVKDASFFQWIENNAHQLSKLHPHTLEEAVERSALLHASHIAYGGDPFETGNSRPLDFGHWAAHKMEQLTNFKLSHADAVSVGVALDTIYSWKCGKLSESAAMRVLHVLQELKLPIWHDALDLQSDQATPPQRAIYTGLEEFREHLGGELTVLLLKEIGQGEDVHNMDTELLDECIEWLATHHTLQARA, from the coding sequence ATGCACGGTAAAAACTTCGACATCCGCATCAGCAGCACCCACCGGATCCGCTTCACCCGCGACGCGTTCCAACGGGAAAACCGCATGCTGATCGACCTCCTGGATACCAATGGCCGGGCAAAGGTCATTGCCTTCATCGACCGTGGAGTGGCTGAAACCTTTCCAGGGCTTGAACAACAGGTCAATACCTACATGGAATGCATGCCGGGCTTCGACTCCCGCGGATGCATCATTCAAACCGGAGGAGAACCCTGCAAACGCAACCAGCAAACACTGCAAGAAGCCTGGGACGCTATCGAAAAAGCAGGTATCGACCGCCACTCATACATCCTCTGCATCGGCGGTGGAGCTTATCTGGATGTGATCGGACTCGCAGCAGCCACCGCTCACAGGGGGATTCGATTGGTCCGCTTCCCCACCACCACACTGGCTCAGGACGACAGCGGCGTAGGGGTCAAGAACGGCATCAACGCCTACGGCAAAAAAAACTTCCTTGGCACCTTCGCCGTGCCCTACGCCGTGGTCAACGATTTCAGTTTTATCCACGGTCAGCCTGCCCTGGAACGCAAAGCCGGCATCGTTGAGGCGGTTAAAGTGGCGCTGGTCAAGGATGCTTCATTTTTCCAGTGGATAGAAAACAACGCGCATCAACTCAGCAAGCTTCACCCTCACACCTTGGAGGAAGCGGTCGAACGTTCCGCCCTGCTGCATGCCTCCCACATTGCCTACGGTGGAGACCCCTTCGAAACAGGAAACAGCCGCCCACTCGACTTCGGTCATTGGGCTGCGCACAAAATGGAGCAACTCACAAACTTCAAACTCAGCCATGCGGATGCTGTCAGCGTGGGTGTGGCTCTGGACACCATTTACTCGTGGAAATGTGGTAAACTCAGCGAATCAGCCGCCATGCGCGTCCTCCACGTTCTTCAAGAACTGAAACTGCCCATTTGGCACGACGCCTTGGATTTACAAAGCGATCAGGCAACGCCTCCTCAGCGAGCCATTTACACCGGCCTGGAAGAGTTCCGCGAGCATCTGGGAGGAGAACTCACCGTGCTTTTACTTAAAGAGATTGGCCAGGGGGAAGACGTTCACAACATGGACACCGAACTCCTCGACGAATGCATCGAGTGGTTGGCAACGCATCACACCCTGCAAGCCAGAGCGTAA
- a CDS encoding beta-ketoacyl synthase N-terminal-like domain-containing protein: MHVAITGIAAVSGLGENLSVHAQRMEAGENALRPLSAMPGADARYEAFDGLHAGWIEDRGLLVSRKWAPGSTLSLHVARQAIADAGLTSEDLVDAAVMVGSSRGNVGGWVGPWPGRRPFKLMAASNSMHGELASAVSIELGIRGPWQVIASGCAASLDAMGMAWMMIRTGVVKRAIVLGVELPLIPEVLHTYAKTGVLATSPVNDPYSPQAGGFFPGEAGAAVVLESVTALAERRRAAESSYPGGHVDSATDEQSVAKSVPLMTGFWCNSDADSPIGMPNDGAGVRDCVKRAVQELEGEPPIAAVCPHASGTLLHGIAELAALRESLPRDQQISLHPLKPYTGHTVGASGVLDAAIMAHYLRKQALPPNLPGLTPPGEPYDLSSRPLDSQGATVMKIAVGMGGHNSVIAMRSPSL, from the coding sequence ATGCACGTTGCCATCACGGGAATCGCTGCCGTCAGTGGGCTGGGTGAAAACCTGTCTGTCCATGCGCAGAGGATGGAGGCCGGAGAGAATGCTCTGCGGCCGCTATCCGCAATGCCTGGTGCCGACGCCCGTTATGAAGCTTTTGACGGTTTGCATGCCGGATGGATTGAGGACCGGGGGCTATTGGTGTCCCGAAAATGGGCACCGGGGTCCACGCTTTCGTTGCATGTGGCCCGACAGGCGATTGCGGATGCTGGCCTGACATCGGAAGACCTGGTGGACGCCGCTGTGATGGTGGGCAGTAGCCGGGGAAATGTCGGTGGTTGGGTTGGCCCGTGGCCCGGGCGCAGACCATTCAAGTTGATGGCTGCAAGTAACTCAATGCACGGTGAATTGGCATCGGCTGTGAGTATTGAGCTTGGGATTCGCGGTCCTTGGCAGGTGATTGCCAGTGGCTGTGCCGCGAGTCTGGATGCCATGGGTATGGCTTGGATGATGATCCGAACCGGAGTGGTTAAGCGTGCGATTGTTCTAGGGGTGGAGCTTCCATTGATTCCGGAAGTATTGCATACCTACGCCAAGACCGGAGTGCTTGCCACGAGCCCGGTGAATGACCCGTATTCGCCACAGGCTGGTGGATTTTTCCCCGGAGAAGCGGGGGCGGCCGTGGTGTTGGAATCGGTGACGGCACTGGCGGAGCGTCGCCGAGCCGCCGAGTCGTCTTACCCGGGTGGGCACGTGGATTCAGCAACAGATGAACAAAGTGTGGCGAAGTCTGTGCCTCTCATGACCGGGTTCTGGTGTAATTCTGATGCTGATTCTCCGATCGGTATGCCCAATGATGGCGCGGGCGTTCGCGATTGCGTAAAGCGGGCTGTGCAAGAGCTTGAGGGCGAGCCTCCGATAGCTGCGGTTTGCCCACATGCCAGTGGAACCTTGTTACATGGTATTGCCGAACTCGCAGCATTGCGTGAATCGTTACCACGGGATCAGCAGATTTCCTTACATCCTTTGAAACCCTACACGGGGCATACCGTTGGAGCCAGTGGTGTGCTGGATGCCGCGATCATGGCTCATTATCTTCGAAAGCAGGCGCTGCCTCCGAATTTACCGGGCTTGACCCCTCCAGGTGAGCCGTATGACCTGAGCTCCCGACCTCTCGACTCACAAGGTGCGACGGTGATGAAAATTGCCGTTGGCATGGGCGGTCATAATTCGGTGATTGCCATGCGTTCTCCTTCTTTGTGA